The following are encoded together in the Gordonia insulae genome:
- the acs gene encoding acetate--CoA ligase, protein MSPATTSSAQGYPPSEEFVAQANAGAELYDRADADRLEFWAEQARRLDWATDFTDTLDWSDAPFAKWFVGGKLNVAYNCVDRHVAAGKGDRVAIHWVGEPGDTRDLTYAQLQDEVSKAANWFASIGLVAGDRVAIYMPMVPEAIVSMLACARLGLTHSVVFAGFSSGALRSRVDDAEAKLVITTDGQYRRGKPAPLKAAVDEALGSGDDAAKSIEKVLVVRRTNHDPDLPWVDGRDVWWEDTVDEQSTTHEPEAFDAEHPLFLLYTSGTTGKPKGIVHSSGGYLTQASYTFHYVFDHKEGRDIFWCGADIGWVTGHSYLVYGPLSNGATEVIYEGTPNSPNEHRHFEIIEKYGVTIYYIAPTLVRTFMKWGREIPDAHDLSSVRLLGSVGEPINPEAWKWYREVIGGDKAPIVDTWWQTETGAIMISPLPGVTTTKPGSAMAPLPGISANIVDDQGNPVGAGEQGYLVLDQPWPSMLRGIWGDEERFRETYWSRFAEQGWYFAGDGARYDDDHALWVLGRVDDVMNISGHRISTAEVESALVGHSGVAEAAVIGAADETTGQGIVAFVILREGVEDSGDQLIKELREQVSIEISPIAKPREINVVPELPKTRSGKIMRRLLKDVAEGRELGDTSTLVDPSVFEAIRQRKA, encoded by the coding sequence ATGTCTCCCGCCACCACGTCGTCCGCCCAGGGGTATCCACCGTCGGAGGAGTTCGTCGCACAGGCCAACGCCGGTGCCGAACTCTATGACCGTGCCGATGCCGATCGTCTGGAGTTCTGGGCCGAGCAGGCGCGCCGTCTGGACTGGGCCACCGATTTCACCGACACCCTGGACTGGTCGGATGCACCGTTCGCGAAATGGTTCGTCGGCGGCAAGCTCAACGTCGCCTACAACTGCGTGGACCGCCATGTCGCCGCAGGCAAGGGCGATCGGGTCGCGATCCACTGGGTCGGCGAGCCCGGCGACACCCGCGACCTCACCTACGCCCAACTGCAGGACGAGGTGTCCAAGGCCGCCAACTGGTTCGCCTCCATCGGCCTGGTCGCCGGTGACCGCGTGGCCATCTACATGCCGATGGTCCCCGAGGCCATCGTCTCGATGCTGGCCTGCGCCCGCCTGGGCCTGACCCACTCGGTGGTGTTCGCCGGATTCTCCTCCGGCGCACTGCGTTCGCGTGTCGATGACGCCGAGGCGAAGTTGGTCATCACCACCGACGGCCAATACCGCCGCGGCAAGCCCGCCCCGCTCAAGGCCGCCGTCGACGAGGCGCTCGGCAGCGGTGACGACGCCGCGAAATCGATCGAGAAGGTCCTGGTGGTGCGCCGCACCAACCACGATCCCGACCTGCCCTGGGTCGACGGCCGTGACGTGTGGTGGGAGGACACCGTCGACGAGCAGTCGACCACGCACGAACCCGAGGCCTTCGACGCCGAACACCCGCTCTTCCTGCTCTACACCTCCGGCACCACCGGCAAACCCAAGGGCATCGTGCACTCCTCGGGCGGCTACCTCACCCAGGCGTCCTACACCTTCCACTACGTCTTCGACCACAAAGAGGGCCGCGACATCTTCTGGTGCGGCGCCGACATCGGCTGGGTGACCGGACACTCCTACCTCGTGTACGGGCCGCTGTCGAACGGAGCCACCGAGGTCATCTACGAGGGCACCCCCAACTCGCCCAACGAGCACCGTCACTTCGAGATCATCGAAAAGTACGGCGTCACCATCTATTACATCGCGCCCACACTCGTCCGCACCTTCATGAAGTGGGGCCGCGAGATCCCCGACGCGCACGACCTGTCGTCGGTGCGGCTGCTCGGCAGCGTCGGTGAGCCGATCAACCCCGAGGCCTGGAAGTGGTACCGCGAGGTCATCGGCGGCGACAAGGCACCGATCGTCGACACCTGGTGGCAGACCGAGACCGGCGCCATCATGATCAGTCCGCTGCCCGGGGTGACCACCACCAAACCCGGCTCGGCCATGGCACCGCTGCCCGGCATCTCGGCCAACATCGTCGACGATCAGGGCAACCCGGTCGGTGCAGGCGAGCAGGGTTACCTGGTGCTGGACCAGCCGTGGCCGTCGATGCTGCGCGGCATCTGGGGCGACGAGGAGCGCTTCCGCGAGACCTACTGGTCCCGCTTCGCCGAGCAGGGCTGGTACTTCGCCGGCGACGGCGCCCGCTACGACGACGACCACGCGCTCTGGGTGCTCGGCCGCGTCGACGACGTCATGAACATCTCGGGCCACCGCATCTCGACCGCCGAGGTCGAGAGTGCGCTCGTCGGACACTCCGGCGTCGCCGAGGCCGCCGTCATCGGCGCCGCCGACGAGACCACCGGACAGGGCATCGTCGCATTCGTCATCCTGCGCGAAGGTGTCGAGGACTCCGGCGACCAGTTGATCAAGGAACTGCGCGAACAGGTCTCCATCGAGATCTCGCCCATCGCCAAACCCCGCGAGATCAACGTCGTGCCCGAACTGCCGAAGACCCGCTCGGGCAAGATCATGCGCCGCCTCCTCAAGGACGTCGCCGAAGGACGCGAACTCGGCGACACCTCGACGCTGGTCGATCCGTCCGTCTTCGAGGCCATCCGGCAGCGGAAGGCCTGA
- a CDS encoding Fic family protein codes for MRTDPLAPLLELPGVAAAADRARDALSAVHRHPANLRGWDKTSTEASWRAGRSSAAIDGGSVELRRDGDFDDPLLAGAMRVAQALDGDALDQLTAVFRRAPAQAFARLHMLAAADLVTDPDDLGRPSAQEGVAGRLDLLAQLITGATSVPAPVLAAVVHGELLGVGAFPTANGVVARAASRLVCTSSGLDPHNLGVPEVTWLRRLDDYRTLSAGFAEGSPDGVGGWIVLCCEALEAGAAEARSIADAARAG; via the coding sequence GTGAGAACTGATCCCCTCGCGCCGCTGCTCGAGCTACCCGGCGTCGCCGCCGCTGCCGACCGGGCGCGCGATGCGTTGAGCGCGGTCCATCGGCATCCGGCGAATCTGCGCGGCTGGGACAAGACGTCGACCGAGGCGTCCTGGCGGGCGGGTCGGTCGTCGGCCGCGATCGACGGTGGCAGCGTGGAGTTGCGCCGCGACGGCGACTTCGACGATCCGCTGCTGGCCGGCGCGATGCGGGTGGCCCAGGCCCTCGACGGCGATGCCCTCGATCAGCTCACCGCGGTGTTCCGGCGGGCGCCCGCGCAGGCGTTCGCGCGGCTGCACATGCTGGCCGCCGCCGACCTCGTCACCGATCCGGACGACCTCGGCCGGCCGAGCGCGCAAGAGGGCGTCGCCGGGCGCCTCGATCTGCTCGCGCAACTGATCACCGGCGCGACGTCGGTGCCCGCGCCCGTGCTCGCGGCGGTCGTGCACGGCGAACTGCTCGGCGTGGGCGCTTTCCCCACCGCGAACGGCGTCGTGGCCCGGGCGGCATCACGGCTGGTGTGCACGTCGTCGGGGCTCGACCCGCACAATCTCGGTGTGCCCGAGGTGACGTGGCTGCGCCGCCTCGACGACTACCGGACGTTGTCGGCGGGATTCGCCGAGGGGAGTCCGGACGGGGTCGGCGGATGGATCGTGCTGTGTTGCGAGGCGCTCGAGGCCGGCGCCGCCGAGGCCCGGTCCATCGCGGACGCCGCGCGAGCGGGTTAG
- a CDS encoding HAD family hydrolase: protein MPSADQPRRVAAFFDLDKTVIAKSSALAFSRPFFDEGLINRRSVLKSSYAQFLFLVTAADHDQVENLRRHVTDMCRGWDVEQVRTIVNETLDDIVNPLVFAEAADLITDHRARGHDVVLISASGREMVEPIGEMLGVDHVDASDMKVVDGHYTGELEFYCYGANKAAAMATRAEIHGYDLAECYAYSDSITDLPMLSAVGHPVAVNPDRQLRKRAADEGWPVLSFNRPVPLRTRIPTPSSRMAAALALGAGVAAASGLGVHTLLARRHRDRSA from the coding sequence ATGCCTTCGGCCGATCAGCCACGCCGGGTCGCCGCGTTCTTCGACCTCGACAAGACGGTCATCGCGAAGTCGAGCGCCCTGGCGTTCTCCCGTCCGTTCTTCGACGAGGGCCTCATCAACCGGCGGTCCGTGCTGAAGTCCAGCTACGCCCAGTTCCTGTTCCTGGTGACCGCGGCCGACCACGATCAGGTCGAGAATCTCCGTCGCCACGTCACCGACATGTGTCGCGGATGGGATGTCGAACAGGTCCGGACCATCGTCAACGAAACGCTCGACGACATCGTCAACCCGCTCGTGTTCGCCGAGGCCGCCGACCTCATCACCGACCATCGGGCACGCGGCCATGACGTCGTGCTGATCTCGGCGTCCGGGCGCGAGATGGTGGAGCCGATCGGCGAGATGCTCGGCGTCGATCATGTCGATGCGAGCGACATGAAAGTCGTCGACGGCCACTACACCGGCGAGCTCGAATTCTATTGCTACGGAGCGAACAAGGCCGCCGCGATGGCGACCCGCGCAGAGATCCACGGCTATGACCTCGCCGAGTGTTATGCCTACTCGGATTCCATCACCGACCTTCCGATGCTGTCGGCGGTCGGCCATCCGGTGGCGGTCAATCCGGACCGGCAACTGCGCAAGCGGGCGGCCGACGAGGGCTGGCCGGTGCTGAGCTTCAACCGCCCCGTGCCGCTGCGCACCCGCATCCCCACGCCGTCGTCGCGGATGGCCGCGGCACTGGCGCTCGGGGCCGGCGTGGCCGCTGCGAGCGGACTGGGCGTGCACACCCTGCTCGCCCGCCGGCACCGCGATCGCAGTGCCTGA
- a CDS encoding esterase/lipase family protein: MSIIRSTGVTSRAVRAGATIAMVIACALAVLGAGPASAAPRAPLPESYNFFSGIPPELAHPGGSLPGSNDFTCRPSARHPRPVVLVHGTGGSQQTNWGAYVAMLANRGYCVFALTYGALPGAPWPVSAIGGMTRMEPSAAALSRFVDRVLASTGAKTVDLVGHSQGTYMPTYYLKYLGGAPKVTKYVSLAPLWRGSFEGTPFVPLAKAILGDADMPICAACGQMGAGTPMNAAIWRGGSPYVRGIDYTNISTRYDELVVPYTAGQVPGRAGEQVRNIVVQDSCPQDHSEHMAIAGSRRAAFMVLNALDPAHPVRVPCEYVPPFTG, translated from the coding sequence ATGTCGATCATTCGAAGCACAGGTGTCACCAGTCGTGCGGTCCGGGCAGGTGCGACGATCGCGATGGTCATCGCATGTGCACTGGCGGTCCTTGGTGCCGGTCCGGCGTCCGCGGCGCCCCGCGCGCCGCTGCCCGAGTCGTACAACTTCTTCTCCGGCATCCCGCCCGAGCTCGCGCACCCCGGCGGTTCTCTCCCCGGCTCCAACGACTTCACCTGCCGACCGTCGGCCCGACACCCCCGGCCGGTGGTCCTCGTCCATGGCACCGGCGGTTCGCAGCAGACCAACTGGGGAGCCTATGTCGCGATGCTCGCGAACCGCGGCTACTGCGTGTTCGCCCTGACCTACGGTGCGCTGCCGGGTGCCCCCTGGCCGGTGTCGGCCATCGGCGGCATGACCCGCATGGAGCCGAGCGCGGCTGCGCTGTCGCGGTTCGTCGACCGTGTGCTCGCGTCGACCGGCGCGAAGACCGTTGATCTGGTCGGCCACTCGCAGGGCACTTACATGCCGACCTACTACCTGAAATACCTCGGCGGGGCGCCCAAGGTCACCAAGTACGTCTCGCTGGCCCCGCTCTGGCGCGGTTCCTTCGAGGGCACGCCGTTCGTTCCGCTCGCCAAGGCGATCCTCGGCGACGCCGACATGCCGATCTGCGCCGCATGCGGACAGATGGGGGCCGGAACGCCGATGAACGCGGCGATCTGGCGCGGGGGCAGCCCGTACGTGCGGGGCATCGACTACACCAACATCTCCACCCGCTACGACGAACTCGTGGTGCCGTACACGGCCGGCCAGGTACCGGGTCGGGCCGGCGAGCAGGTACGCAACATCGTCGTCCAGGACAGTTGCCCGCAGGATCACAGCGAGCACATGGCGATCGCCGGTTCGCGGCGAGCGGCGTTCATGGTGCTCAACGCGCTGGATCCGGCGCATCCGGTCCGCGTGCCGTGCGAGTACGTGCCACCGTTCACCGGCTGA